In Bdellovibrionota bacterium, one genomic interval encodes:
- a CDS encoding Hsp20/alpha crystallin family protein: MERLLEDFDRPFALTPLATTETRLSGYIPRVDVVESESDVKVTAELPGMEEKEIDVSLFENQLTIRGEKKAEQEEKGETHFRVERTFGSFGRIIELPCAVADDKVEASFKKGLLTIRLPKTVEAKRQTRKIDVTSD, translated from the coding sequence ATGGAGCGGCTTCTGGAAGACTTTGACCGGCCGTTTGCTCTGACACCGCTGGCCACGACCGAAACCCGGCTTTCGGGATACATCCCACGCGTGGACGTGGTCGAGTCGGAGAGCGACGTTAAAGTGACCGCGGAACTACCGGGGATGGAGGAAAAAGAGATCGACGTTTCCCTGTTCGAAAATCAACTGACGATTCGCGGGGAAAAGAAAGCGGAGCAGGAGGAAAAAGGGGAAACCCATTTCCGCGTGGAGCGAACGTTTGGCTCGTTTGGGCGGATCATTGAGCTCCCCTGCGCCGTTGCGGACGACAAGGTGGAAGCTTCGTTCAAGAAGGGGTTGCTGACGATCCGCCTGCCCAAAACGGTGGAAGCGAAAAGGCAGACGCGAAAGATCGACGTTACGTCGGACTAG
- a CDS encoding nucleotidyltransferase domain-containing protein, with product MRKSASVIWPKRSRWTQKVLLARLQRDLRGRVEKAYLFGSHARETASGESDVDLIVVANTPRAWPERGRDFGDLWDRYGAVDLLVYTPSEWKRMNERHSPVLWHARKHWKRVI from the coding sequence ATGAGAAAATCAGCAAGTGTCATCTGGCCGAAGAGGTCTCGATGGACGCAGAAGGTCCTTTTGGCACGGCTGCAACGTGACCTTCGCGGACGGGTGGAAAAGGCCTATCTCTTTGGGAGCCATGCCCGCGAAACAGCGAGCGGGGAGAGCGACGTGGACCTGATCGTCGTGGCAAACACGCCGCGGGCATGGCCCGAACGCGGACGGGACTTCGGGGACCTATGGGATCGGTACGGCGCCGTGGATCTCCTGGTTTACACGCCGTCGGAGTGGAAAAGAATGAATGAGAGACATTCTCCTGTTCTTTGGCACGCGCGAAAACACTGGAAGCGCGTCATCTGA
- a CDS encoding rhodanese-like domain-containing protein, whose translation MKEITATELKQRLDKGEPLVLLDVREQNEYDHCRIPGAKLIPLRQIPGRTGGIDAWSADVDPAIPRY comes from the coding sequence ATGAAAGAGATCACAGCGACGGAACTGAAACAGCGTTTGGATAAAGGAGAACCGCTTGTGCTTCTCGACGTGCGGGAACAGAACGAATACGACCACTGCCGAATTCCGGGCGCGAAGCTGATCCCGTTGCGCCAAATCCCCGGCCGGACCGGCGGAATCGACGCCTGGTCGGCCGACGTCGACCCGGCAATACCGCGGTATTAA
- a CDS encoding DEAD/DEAH box helicase family protein, which yields MRLRFDQGSLVVDPEGVEKLPSCVRWDPRVGLWRALAMHFFDLRAFCRAGGVPFAAEFLPFATLQKKIGSSRVSPLLRAFQEEALAAWRVEKGRGVVILPTGAGKTRLAVEAIGRTSRSALVVVPTLELLAQWYSVLSESFGGEVGRLGGGEHEIRPLTVTTYDSAYRWIDRYGDRFALLVFDEVHHLPAPSYVQIAQMSVAPFRLGLTATFERGDFRHVPLSEWVGPVVYRRSIDELSGEALASYRTEIRKVEMTVVEKEEFETQDRIYRTYLRQAGIRGRKAFDSLLDLAARDGRAWRALAAHRRARRVVAGASAKVELVGELLGQYADSKILIFTEYNDLVYRLSKEYLIPAITHLTSPKERRWILSSFREGKIRAIVTSKVLNEGVDVPEADVAIVLGGSGSRREHVQRLGRILRPLPGKEALLIEVITKAERGLSYRRRNDSAFRRKRPAAQQELLFNAHQ from the coding sequence GTGCGGCTTCGCTTCGATCAGGGTTCTCTCGTCGTCGATCCGGAGGGGGTGGAAAAGCTCCCTTCGTGCGTCCGCTGGGATCCGCGTGTGGGGCTTTGGCGGGCGTTGGCGATGCACTTTTTCGATCTGAGGGCGTTTTGCCGGGCGGGAGGGGTTCCGTTCGCGGCGGAGTTTCTTCCATTCGCGACTCTCCAGAAAAAGATCGGGTCCAGTCGTGTGTCGCCTTTATTGCGGGCGTTTCAGGAGGAGGCGCTGGCGGCGTGGCGGGTGGAAAAAGGGAGGGGGGTGGTGATTCTTCCGACGGGCGCGGGGAAGACGCGGCTGGCGGTGGAGGCGATCGGGCGGACGAGCCGGTCGGCTCTGGTGGTCGTGCCGACGCTGGAGCTTTTGGCGCAGTGGTATTCGGTCCTCTCCGAGTCGTTTGGCGGCGAGGTCGGGAGACTGGGAGGGGGCGAGCACGAAATCCGACCGTTGACCGTGACGACATACGACAGCGCGTATCGCTGGATCGATCGCTACGGAGACCGGTTCGCGCTTCTGGTCTTTGACGAAGTCCACCACCTGCCGGCGCCGAGTTACGTACAGATCGCGCAGATGTCCGTGGCGCCGTTTCGACTCGGCCTCACGGCCACGTTCGAGCGGGGGGATTTCCGGCACGTGCCGCTGTCCGAGTGGGTCGGCCCCGTCGTCTACCGCCGGTCGATCGACGAACTTTCGGGCGAGGCTCTCGCTTCCTATCGAACCGAGATCCGAAAAGTGGAGATGACCGTCGTGGAAAAGGAGGAGTTCGAAACACAGGACCGGATCTATCGGACGTACCTCCGTCAGGCCGGGATTCGGGGGCGGAAGGCGTTCGATAGCTTGCTCGATTTGGCGGCGCGGGACGGCCGGGCGTGGCGCGCGCTGGCGGCGCATCGTAGGGCCAGGCGAGTCGTGGCGGGAGCTTCGGCGAAAGTGGAGCTGGTCGGAGAGCTATTGGGGCAGTACGCGGACAGCAAGATATTGATCTTCACGGAGTATAACGACCTCGTTTACCGGCTTTCGAAAGAATATTTGATTCCCGCGATCACGCATCTGACGTCGCCGAAGGAGCGCCGGTGGATCTTATCGTCGTTTCGAGAGGGAAAAATCCGGGCGATCGTGACGTCGAAGGTCTTGAACGAGGGCGTGGATGTTCCGGAGGCGGACGTCGCGATTGTCTTGGGTGGAAGCGGGAGCCGTCGTGAGCATGTCCAGCGCTTGGGAAGGATTCTCCGTCCGCTTCCTGGGAAAGAAGCGCTCCTGATTGAAGTAATCACCAAAGCGGAGCGGGGTCTTTCCTACCGGCGGCGAAACGATTCGGCGTTCCGGCGGAAGCGTCCGGCGGCGCAACAGGAGCTACTTTTCAATGCTCACCAGTGA
- a CDS encoding HEPN domain-containing protein — protein sequence MTEDRSQDWLRQAKNDLKFARVALEGGFYSQTCFICQQAAEKAMKATLYSKGAKAVITHSLRKLCEELGVNLKLIAAAKVLDQYYLSGRYPDALPDGAPFETFTETQARDAFRDAKLFIAHAVRWMKS from the coding sequence GTGACTGAAGATCGATCACAGGACTGGCTTCGACAAGCCAAGAATGACCTGAAGTTTGCGCGTGTCGCGTTGGAGGGCGGGTTTTATTCGCAAACCTGCTTCATCTGTCAGCAAGCTGCGGAGAAAGCCATGAAGGCGACCTTGTATTCAAAAGGTGCGAAGGCTGTCATCACACATAGCCTGCGAAAATTGTGCGAAGAACTCGGTGTCAATTTGAAATTGATCGCGGCGGCCAAAGTCTTGGACCAATACTATCTTTCGGGGCGCTACCCCGATGCCTTGCCGGACGGCGCTCCATTTGAGACGTTTACCGAAACCCAGGCGCGCGACGCATTTCGAGACGCCAAGTTGTTCATCGCTCACGCGGTTCGTTGGATGAAATCATGA
- a CDS encoding gamma-glutamyl-gamma-aminobutyrate hydrolase family protein, which translates to MPRRPLIGISPHMIRTKTHRELIGTYRSYVRAVEAAGGDCIVLTPNRRHISNYLTLLDGLMLTGGGDIHPKFFRARMPKVKLDLSPDERTRFELAITRAFVRNRKPFLGVCLGCQTLNVALGGNLIQDLPSEKPGTREHRKGEHWIHLAAGSRLRKILGRTRVRVNSRHHQAIGRPGRRLKTVALSPDDVVEAIETTNRTFALGIQWHPEEIPHRSESRKLFRAFIRACQRRS; encoded by the coding sequence ATGCCGCGCAGGCCGCTCATCGGAATTTCGCCCCACATGATTCGAACCAAAACCCACCGGGAGTTGATCGGGACGTATCGAAGCTACGTGCGAGCCGTGGAAGCCGCGGGAGGCGATTGCATCGTCCTCACGCCGAACCGGCGGCATATTTCAAATTATCTCACGTTACTCGATGGACTTATGCTCACGGGGGGCGGGGACATCCATCCGAAGTTCTTTCGCGCAAGAATGCCGAAGGTTAAACTCGATCTCTCCCCGGATGAACGAACGCGCTTCGAGCTTGCGATAACCCGGGCATTCGTCCGGAACCGAAAACCGTTCCTCGGTGTCTGCTTGGGATGCCAAACTCTCAACGTGGCCCTTGGTGGCAATCTGATTCAGGACCTACCGAGCGAAAAACCGGGGACACGGGAACATCGAAAGGGGGAACATTGGATTCATCTTGCGGCGGGTTCCCGGCTCCGAAAAATCCTCGGGAGAACAAGAGTACGTGTGAATAGCCGGCATCACCAAGCGATCGGCCGGCCGGGGCGCCGGTTGAAAACGGTCGCCCTTTCCCCGGACGACGTCGTGGAAGCGATTGAAACGACGAACCGTACATTTGCCTTGGGAATTCAATGGCATCCCGAGGAAATTCCCCACCGATCCGAATCCCGCAAATTATTTCGGGCATTTATTCGCGCCTGCCAAAGACGCTCTTAG
- a CDS encoding (deoxy)nucleoside triphosphate pyrophosphohydrolase: MTRSQRVRVVAALIEREGEILIAQRPFQGVFPGKWEFPGGKVRPDERDEAALARELEEELNVRPRIGARVAEIDHDYSHLSVKILFYRCFLDGRELLHPREHAELRWVRPSELTSFDFLEADLDLVEQLKDGKL, translated from the coding sequence ATGACCCGAAGCCAACGAGTGCGTGTCGTGGCGGCCTTGATCGAGCGCGAGGGAGAAATCCTCATCGCCCAACGACCCTTCCAAGGCGTCTTCCCCGGCAAATGGGAATTTCCCGGGGGCAAAGTCCGTCCGGATGAAAGGGACGAAGCGGCGCTCGCTCGCGAGTTGGAGGAGGAACTAAACGTGCGGCCGAGAATCGGCGCCCGCGTGGCCGAAATCGACCACGATTATTCCCATCTCTCGGTCAAAATTCTTTTCTATCGCTGCTTTCTAGATGGGCGCGAGTTATTGCATCCGCGCGAGCATGCGGAGTTGCGGTGGGTCAGGCCTTCCGAATTGACGTCGTTCGACTTTTTGGAAGCGGACCTCGACCTGGTGGAACAGTTGAAGGACGGCAAACTATAA
- a CDS encoding glycerophosphodiester phosphodiesterase family protein yields MSSESSHRFQPKPHRPLSNGVWAIGHRGFPTAAPENTLASFRRAIDAGADMIEFDVALSKDGCPVVIHDPTVRRTTNGHGSVKRLTLEDLRKLDAGSWFSREFAGEKVPTLEEVMDLAAERVCLNIEIKKEAVSRTGTDGIEAKIVSLLRQRGLVEHTVISSFSPKAVRRVKALDPTQSAALLLGRAPVRVPLKQVHAVDADAVHLSYRRLKKKWIEQLVQAGIPVRAYTVNEVSDMRRMIEWGVDGLFTDRIDRLRAVIDELEPVS; encoded by the coding sequence ATGAGCTCTGAATCGAGTCACCGGTTTCAACCGAAGCCGCATCGGCCTTTATCAAACGGTGTCTGGGCGATCGGACATCGCGGTTTCCCGACAGCGGCCCCGGAGAATACGCTGGCGTCCTTCCGCCGTGCCATCGATGCCGGAGCGGACATGATCGAGTTCGACGTTGCGTTAAGCAAAGACGGCTGCCCCGTCGTGATTCACGATCCGACGGTTCGCAGAACGACGAACGGCCATGGCTCGGTGAAACGGCTGACGCTGGAAGACCTCCGAAAACTGGATGCCGGCAGCTGGTTTTCGCGGGAGTTTGCCGGTGAGAAAGTGCCTACGCTCGAAGAGGTCATGGACCTTGCGGCGGAGAGGGTCTGTCTCAACATCGAAATCAAGAAAGAAGCGGTTTCCCGGACCGGTACGGACGGCATCGAGGCGAAAATCGTTTCTCTGCTGCGCCAAAGGGGCCTCGTCGAACACACGGTGATCTCGTCGTTTTCTCCCAAGGCCGTTCGGCGGGTGAAGGCGCTCGATCCAACTCAATCCGCGGCGCTGCTTTTGGGGCGTGCCCCGGTTCGAGTCCCTCTGAAACAAGTCCATGCCGTGGACGCCGACGCCGTACATCTTTCGTACCGCCGGCTCAAGAAGAAATGGATCGAACAGCTTGTGCAAGCCGGAATACCTGTTCGTGCATACACCGTGAACGAAGTCTCCGACATGCGCCGTATGATCGAATGGGGCGTAGACGGCCTCTTCACCGACCGCATCGATCGTCTCCGGGCCGTGATCGACGAATTGGAACCGGTCTCATAA
- a CDS encoding TIGR02266 family protein, producing MPKNLDKRQAGPRAKVELDIDLSTYGKYYLTKLENVSIGGAFVRTKQLHPIGTAVKMRFRLPGDGAPIEADGQVVWTYRQTGQNEPNSSGMGIKFTGIEETDRERIAKFVEHETRSL from the coding sequence ATGCCGAAAAACCTCGATAAACGGCAAGCCGGGCCGCGCGCAAAAGTCGAGCTGGACATCGATCTTTCGACGTACGGGAAGTACTACCTAACCAAACTGGAAAACGTGTCGATCGGGGGCGCGTTCGTCCGGACGAAGCAATTGCATCCGATAGGTACGGCGGTGAAGATGCGCTTCCGATTGCCCGGAGACGGGGCGCCGATTGAAGCCGATGGGCAGGTGGTCTGGACCTACCGGCAGACGGGGCAAAATGAACCGAACTCGAGCGGCATGGGAATCAAATTCACCGGAATCGAAGAAACGGATCGAGAACGTATCGCCAAATTCGTGGAACACGAGACTCGAAGTTTATAG
- the trxB gene encoding thioredoxin-disulfide reductase, whose amino-acid sequence MENVIIIGSGPAGLTAAIYASRALLKPLMFEGYQAGGQLMITTDVENYPGFPEAVMGPELMKLFRRQAERFGTRIETKDVTRVEFKRRPFVVEVGDEKYETKAVIIATGATAKLIGLESERRLMGHGVSACATCDGAFFRNQKVLVVGGGDTAMEEAQFLTRFASKVTVVHRRNQLRASKIMQEKAMKNPKIDFVWDSVIEEILGGNEVRGARLKSVKTGQTFEVECQGVFVAIGHQPNTKLFEGQVKMNDVGYIVPHDGTKTSVEGVFASGDVQDPTYRQAVTAAGTGCMAAIDCERYLEHHG is encoded by the coding sequence ATGGAGAATGTCATCATTATAGGGTCCGGTCCCGCAGGGTTGACGGCCGCCATCTATGCGTCACGCGCCCTGCTCAAACCGCTGATGTTCGAGGGTTACCAGGCCGGTGGGCAGTTGATGATTACCACCGATGTGGAGAACTATCCCGGCTTTCCCGAAGCGGTGATGGGCCCGGAGCTGATGAAGCTTTTTCGAAGACAAGCGGAACGGTTCGGGACGCGAATTGAAACCAAGGATGTCACACGCGTTGAATTCAAGCGGCGGCCGTTTGTTGTGGAAGTGGGTGACGAGAAATACGAGACCAAAGCCGTCATCATCGCGACCGGAGCCACGGCAAAGTTGATCGGCTTGGAATCCGAGCGGCGCCTCATGGGACACGGGGTGTCCGCGTGCGCAACGTGCGACGGCGCCTTCTTCCGAAATCAAAAAGTTCTGGTCGTCGGGGGAGGGGACACGGCGATGGAGGAAGCCCAGTTCCTGACGCGATTTGCGTCGAAGGTGACCGTCGTGCATCGGCGGAACCAGCTGCGAGCGTCAAAAATCATGCAGGAAAAAGCGATGAAGAACCCGAAAATCGATTTTGTCTGGGATTCCGTCATCGAGGAAATTCTAGGCGGCAACGAAGTCCGGGGGGCCCGTCTCAAGAGCGTCAAGACCGGCCAGACGTTCGAAGTGGAATGCCAGGGCGTATTCGTGGCCATCGGCCACCAGCCGAACACGAAACTCTTCGAAGGACAGGTCAAAATGAACGACGTCGGCTACATCGTCCCGCACGATGGGACCAAAACCAGTGTCGAAGGCGTGTTTGCCAGCGGCGATGTGCAGGATCCTACGTACCGGCAGGCGGTGACGGCGGCCGGCACCGGCTGCATGGCCGCCATCGATTGCGAACGCTACTTGGAGCACCACGGTTAA
- a CDS encoding DUF790 family protein, translating into MLTSELLRYRAEGGDIRPYRLDRRARVLASRLIDAYRLSQGKKRSLLDRSLLEVEGTTSDVVVARGLSKLLEERAVFLLDSLINPEEVRKELFRRAAERGVVRRGSEEALGVLRSVAEEFSVSVPDVEASLFADLPEERLMIEFTRPEPEWLVDRYNLAQVQGLLYSATAMKCRFEGELRKIFTHLRLGQLMYTMTSLGVGKYELAIDGPVSLLRRTRRYGIRMAKFLPAVLLAKDYRIEAALQIRGSTYKLSIDPSWGLKSHYNPNPEFDSRIERQFSERFLALESPWKLEREGTVIDLGGQVMIPDFTFRHPDGRVAHLEIVGFWTESYLERKLKKLAAVKGVRLLVAVSKTLACHEARFSDAARILWFKDKLDPKDVLARLDRPSDDRVVLFERD; encoded by the coding sequence ATGCTCACCAGTGAGCTTCTCCGATATCGCGCGGAGGGGGGAGACATCCGTCCCTATCGACTGGATCGCCGGGCGCGAGTTTTGGCCTCGCGTCTGATCGATGCCTATCGCTTGAGCCAAGGGAAGAAACGTTCTCTCCTCGACCGGTCGCTTTTGGAAGTGGAGGGGACGACATCGGACGTCGTCGTGGCGAGGGGACTCTCGAAGCTTTTGGAAGAGCGGGCGGTTTTTCTTTTGGATTCGCTGATCAATCCGGAGGAGGTTCGAAAGGAACTGTTTCGCCGGGCGGCGGAGCGAGGTGTTGTGCGTCGTGGATCGGAGGAGGCTCTGGGGGTCTTGCGAAGCGTAGCGGAGGAATTTTCGGTTTCGGTGCCGGACGTCGAGGCATCGCTCTTCGCCGATCTTCCCGAGGAGCGGCTGATGATCGAATTCACGCGGCCCGAGCCGGAGTGGTTGGTCGACCGGTACAATCTCGCCCAGGTGCAGGGACTGCTTTATTCGGCCACCGCAATGAAATGCCGATTTGAAGGGGAGCTGCGGAAAATCTTCACGCACCTTCGATTGGGCCAGCTGATGTACACGATGACGTCGCTCGGAGTTGGAAAGTATGAGCTCGCCATCGACGGGCCCGTCTCGCTCCTGCGGCGAACAAGACGGTACGGAATTCGGATGGCGAAGTTCCTCCCCGCCGTATTGCTGGCCAAGGATTATCGGATCGAAGCGGCGCTGCAGATCCGCGGGTCCACTTACAAGCTCTCGATCGACCCGTCGTGGGGATTGAAGAGCCACTACAATCCGAACCCGGAGTTTGACAGCCGAATCGAACGCCAATTCTCCGAGCGGTTTCTGGCGCTGGAGTCTCCGTGGAAGCTCGAGCGGGAAGGAACGGTGATCGATCTCGGCGGCCAGGTGATGATCCCGGACTTTACGTTCCGCCATCCGGACGGCCGCGTGGCTCATCTGGAAATCGTCGGGTTTTGGACGGAGAGCTATCTGGAGCGAAAACTAAAGAAACTGGCCGCCGTGAAAGGCGTGAGGTTGCTGGTGGCGGTATCCAAGACACTCGCGTGCCACGAAGCTCGTTTCTCGGACGCGGCGCGGATTCTCTGGTTCAAAGACAAACTGGATCCGAAGGACGTGTTGGCCCGACTCGATAGACCGTCTGACGACCGCGTGGTACTTTTCGAACGTGACTGA